The following proteins are encoded in a genomic region of Vibrio spartinae:
- a CDS encoding single-stranded DNA-binding protein, which yields MASRGVNKVILVGNLGSDPEVRYMPSGGAVANITIATSETWRDKTTGEQREKTEWHRVALFGKLAEVAGEYLRKGSQVYIEGQLQTRKWQDQSGQERYTTEVVVQGFNGVMQMLGGRQGSGGQAQSQPGMQSQQQNSGWGQPQQPQSQAAPAQQQPQQQSTPQPQYNEPPMDFDDDIPF from the coding sequence ATGGCAAGCCGTGGAGTAAACAAAGTTATATTAGTTGGGAACCTTGGAAGTGATCCTGAAGTTCGTTACATGCCAAGTGGCGGTGCAGTTGCGAATATCACGATTGCGACGTCGGAAACATGGCGCGATAAAACAACGGGTGAGCAAAGAGAAAAAACCGAATGGCACCGTGTCGCCCTGTTCGGAAAATTGGCAGAAGTCGCAGGAGAATACCTACGCAAAGGTTCTCAGGTATATATTGAAGGGCAGCTGCAAACGCGGAAATGGCAAGATCAAAGCGGTCAGGAACGTTATACGACAGAAGTTGTTGTTCAAGGATTTAACGGTGTAATGCAAATGCTAGGTGGTCGTCAGGGTTCTGGTGGCCAAGCTCAGTCTCAGCCCGGGATGCAGTCTCAACAGCAAAACAGTGGATGGGGACAGCCTCAGCAGCCTCAATCACAAGCGGCTCCAGCTCAACAGCAACCCCAGCAACAATCGACACCACAACCACAATACAATGAGCCACCAATGGATTTTGATGACGATATTCCATTCTAG
- a CDS encoding phospholipase A, producing MTKIYCYFKYSFLIFLGLGGYCHLLQAAEDKDQERVSDESLIEQRVAEEKSVENKEFVIIPHRENYILPITYNPHPNSDPYSDVDTFNHKPLDKYEAKFQISFKMPISSHLIGDTGDLYFAYTNQSWWQVYNRGSSSPFREIVHEPELFMQFDNDWKIGNLTNSLWLFGINHQSNGQSGTLSRSWNRIYGQMMFDDGGPLALSLKTWWRIPERDKTSPMDTSGDDNPDIRHYMGNFEFVSLYGVGQHRFTLLLRDNLEKNNRGALRLSWSYPILKEANNLRFYMQYFNGYGESLVDYNVHTQRIGIGIALNDLL from the coding sequence ATGACAAAAATATATTGCTATTTTAAATATTCATTTCTGATATTTTTGGGGCTTGGTGGTTATTGTCATCTTCTTCAAGCCGCGGAAGATAAAGATCAAGAGAGAGTGAGTGATGAGTCTTTAATCGAGCAAAGGGTCGCTGAAGAAAAATCGGTAGAGAATAAAGAGTTTGTCATTATTCCCCATAGGGAGAACTACATACTCCCTATTACATATAACCCACACCCCAACAGTGATCCTTATTCTGATGTTGATACTTTTAACCATAAACCACTGGATAAATATGAGGCTAAATTTCAGATTAGTTTTAAGATGCCTATATCCAGTCACTTAATTGGTGATACGGGAGATCTTTATTTCGCCTATACAAATCAATCTTGGTGGCAAGTTTACAATCGGGGGAGTTCATCACCATTTCGTGAGATCGTTCATGAACCTGAATTATTTATGCAGTTTGATAATGACTGGAAGATCGGTAATTTGACCAACTCTCTATGGTTATTCGGGATTAACCACCAGTCTAATGGCCAATCTGGAACATTATCAAGAAGTTGGAACCGAATTTATGGTCAGATGATGTTTGATGATGGCGGCCCGCTTGCCTTGAGTTTGAAAACGTGGTGGCGGATCCCTGAACGAGATAAAACTTCTCCGATGGACACCTCAGGAGATGATAACCCAGATATCAGACATTATATGGGGAACTTTGAATTTGTCTCTCTGTACGGTGTCGGTCAACATCGGTTTACTTTACTACTCCGGGACAATTTGGAGAAAAATAACCGGGGTGCATTACGTTTGAGTTGGAGTTATCCAATATTAAAAGAAGCCAATAATCTGAGATTTTATATGCAGTACTTTAATGGTTATGGTGAAAGTTTGGTGGATTATAATGTCCATACTCAGCGGATCGGGATTGGTATTGCACTTAATGATCTATTGTGA
- the metH gene encoding methionine synthase encodes MSRVKHQIAKQLQQRILLIDGGMGTMIQGYNLQEEDYRGERFTDWHCDVKGNNDLLVLTQPDLIKEIHSSYLEAGADILETNTFNATAIAMADYDMQSYSEEINFAAAQLAREVADQWTAKTPDRPRYVAGVLGPTNRTCSISPDVNDPGFRNVTFDRLVKAYSESTRALIKGGVDLIMLETIFDTLNAKACAFAVDSVFEELNTTLPVMISGTITDASGRTLSGQTTEAFYHSLRHIQPLSFGLNCALGPDELRPYVEELSRISESFVSAHPNAGLPNAFGEYDLSPEEMAEHIGEWARAGFLNFVGGCCGTTPEHIRHIALAVEGVEPRALPDIPVACRLSGLEPLLIEKETLFVNVGERTNVTGSARFKRLIKEEQYDEALDVARQQVENGAQIIDINMDEGMLDAEACMTRFLNLCASEPEISKVPVMVDSSKWEVIESGLKCLQGKGIVNSISLKEGKEKFVHQAKLIRRYGAAVVVMAFDEIGQADTRERKIDICTQAYRILVDEVGFPPEDIIFDPNIFAVATGIDDHNNYAVDFINAVGDIKRNLPYAMVSGGVSNVSFSFRGNNYVREAIHAVFLYHCFKNGMDMGIVNAGQLEIYDNVPEKLRNAVEDVILNRREDGTERLLEIADEYRENAVGKADDASALEWRTWPVSKRLEHALVKGITEFITEDTEEARQQASKPLEVIEGPLMDGMNVVGDLFSEGKMFLPQVVKSARVMKQAVAFLEPYINAEKQAGSTNGKILLATVKGDVHDIGKNIVGVVLQCNNYEIIDLGVMVPCEQILKVAKEKQVDIVGLSGLITPSLDEMVHVAKEMERQGFELPLLIGGATTSKAHTAVKIEQNYHQPVVYVNNASRAVGVCSSLLSNELRPGFVEKLNIDYERTRDQHARKTPKTRPVTLEEAQANRVAIDWNHYTPPVPVKSGIHVFDDFDIGTLRRYIDWTPFFMTWSLMGKYPAILDHDEVGEEARRLLKDANEFLDRVEREGLMKARGICALFPAASVGDDIEVYHDESRREVAHRLHHLRQQTQKPKGYNYCLSDYIAPKSCGKKDWIGAFAVTGGIGERELADAYKAQGDDYNAIMVQAVADRLAEAFAEYLHEQVRKEIWGYAADERLTNNELIREKYQGIRPAPGYPACPEHTEKATIWEMLQVEKKIGMSLTSSYAMWPGASVSGWYFSHPDSRYFAVAGIQEDQLLSYAERKGWGREDAEKWLAPNIA; translated from the coding sequence GTGAGTCGTGTAAAGCATCAGATAGCAAAGCAGCTTCAACAACGTATTTTATTGATTGATGGTGGCATGGGCACCATGATCCAAGGATACAACTTACAAGAAGAAGATTATCGCGGAGAACGTTTTACTGATTGGCACTGCGATGTGAAAGGTAATAATGACCTTCTGGTGTTGACTCAACCTGATTTAATTAAAGAAATTCATTCGAGTTATCTTGAAGCGGGTGCTGATATTCTTGAAACCAATACATTCAACGCAACCGCTATTGCCATGGCTGATTACGATATGCAGTCATATAGTGAAGAGATCAACTTTGCCGCTGCTCAGTTAGCTCGGGAGGTTGCGGATCAATGGACCGCGAAAACACCGGATCGTCCGCGCTATGTTGCTGGTGTACTGGGGCCGACTAACCGGACATGTTCAATTTCTCCTGATGTAAATGACCCCGGTTTTCGTAACGTTACTTTTGATCGTTTAGTAAAAGCTTATTCTGAATCGACACGCGCTTTGATTAAAGGCGGTGTTGATCTGATTATGCTGGAGACGATCTTTGATACGTTGAATGCTAAAGCTTGTGCCTTCGCTGTTGATAGCGTGTTTGAAGAATTAAATACGACTTTGCCCGTCATGATTTCCGGCACCATTACCGATGCTTCTGGCCGAACCCTATCCGGCCAGACAACCGAGGCATTTTATCACTCATTACGCCATATCCAGCCCTTATCATTTGGATTGAATTGTGCGCTTGGTCCCGATGAATTACGTCCTTACGTTGAAGAACTATCCCGAATTTCTGAGTCTTTTGTCTCTGCTCACCCCAACGCTGGATTACCCAATGCTTTCGGTGAATATGATCTGTCTCCCGAAGAGATGGCGGAGCATATCGGCGAATGGGCCAGAGCCGGTTTTCTGAATTTTGTCGGTGGATGTTGTGGGACGACCCCTGAGCATATCCGTCATATCGCTTTAGCCGTCGAAGGGGTTGAACCTCGCGCCTTACCAGACATTCCCGTAGCATGTCGATTATCCGGATTAGAGCCGCTGTTGATTGAGAAGGAAACGCTTTTTGTCAATGTTGGAGAGCGGACAAACGTCACGGGCTCGGCCAGATTTAAACGTCTGATTAAAGAAGAGCAGTACGATGAAGCTTTAGATGTTGCCAGACAACAAGTCGAGAATGGTGCTCAGATTATCGATATCAACATGGATGAAGGGATGCTCGATGCCGAAGCCTGTATGACTCGTTTCTTAAATTTGTGTGCTTCTGAGCCTGAAATTTCTAAAGTTCCGGTGATGGTTGACTCATCCAAATGGGAGGTCATCGAATCAGGATTGAAATGCCTTCAGGGTAAAGGGATTGTGAATTCAATTTCTTTGAAAGAAGGCAAAGAGAAATTTGTCCATCAGGCTAAATTGATCCGTCGCTATGGTGCAGCCGTCGTTGTCATGGCATTTGATGAAATCGGTCAGGCAGATACCCGTGAGCGGAAAATAGACATTTGTACCCAAGCCTATCGCATACTCGTTGATGAGGTGGGTTTTCCTCCGGAAGATATCATCTTTGATCCTAATATTTTTGCCGTTGCAACGGGAATTGACGACCATAACAACTATGCGGTTGATTTTATCAATGCTGTCGGTGATATCAAAAGAAACCTGCCTTATGCCATGGTCTCGGGCGGGGTGTCGAATGTGTCTTTCTCATTTCGCGGCAACAACTATGTGCGGGAAGCGATTCATGCCGTATTCCTTTATCACTGTTTTAAGAATGGTATGGATATGGGGATCGTTAATGCCGGGCAGCTTGAGATCTATGACAATGTGCCTGAAAAACTGAGGAATGCCGTTGAAGATGTCATTCTCAACCGAAGAGAAGATGGTACCGAGCGTTTGCTGGAAATTGCCGATGAGTATCGTGAAAATGCGGTGGGTAAAGCGGATGATGCCTCGGCACTAGAATGGCGGACATGGCCTGTTTCGAAGCGTCTTGAACATGCATTAGTGAAAGGTATTACTGAATTTATTACAGAAGACACTGAAGAAGCGAGACAACAAGCCTCGAAACCATTAGAAGTGATCGAAGGTCCTCTCATGGATGGGATGAATGTTGTCGGGGATTTGTTTAGTGAAGGGAAAATGTTTCTCCCTCAGGTGGTTAAATCAGCTCGGGTGATGAAACAGGCGGTTGCCTTTCTTGAACCGTACATTAATGCGGAGAAACAAGCCGGAAGTACAAACGGAAAAATATTGCTGGCAACCGTGAAGGGGGACGTACACGATATTGGGAAAAATATCGTCGGTGTTGTATTGCAATGTAACAACTACGAGATCATTGATCTCGGGGTGATGGTTCCTTGTGAACAGATACTTAAAGTTGCAAAAGAAAAGCAGGTTGATATTGTCGGTTTATCTGGATTAATTACCCCGTCATTAGATGAGATGGTTCATGTTGCCAAAGAGATGGAACGGCAGGGATTTGAGCTCCCGTTGTTGATTGGCGGTGCAACGACATCGAAGGCACATACTGCGGTGAAGATTGAGCAAAACTATCATCAGCCTGTGGTTTATGTAAACAATGCATCCCGGGCCGTTGGTGTTTGTAGCTCTCTGCTTTCGAATGAGTTACGGCCGGGATTTGTTGAGAAGCTAAATATTGACTATGAACGGACGCGGGATCAACATGCCCGTAAAACGCCTAAAACCCGCCCGGTTACGCTGGAAGAAGCGCAGGCGAACCGTGTCGCGATTGATTGGAACCATTATACGCCGCCTGTACCTGTGAAAAGTGGCATACACGTATTTGATGATTTTGATATTGGGACATTACGTCGATATATCGACTGGACACCATTTTTCATGACATGGTCACTGATGGGCAAATACCCGGCTATTTTGGATCATGACGAAGTGGGTGAAGAAGCGCGTCGTCTGTTGAAAGATGCCAATGAATTTCTGGATCGCGTTGAGCGTGAAGGTCTAATGAAAGCTCGAGGTATTTGTGCTTTGTTTCCTGCGGCAAGCGTTGGTGATGATATTGAGGTTTATCATGATGAATCTCGTCGAGAAGTTGCCCATCGTTTACATCACTTGCGTCAGCAAACACAAAAGCCGAAAGGGTATAACTATTGCCTGTCTGACTACATCGCTCCAAAAAGCTGTGGTAAAAAAGACTGGATTGGTGCTTTTGCTGTCACCGGTGGGATAGGTGAACGAGAACTTGCTGATGCATATAAAGCGCAAGGCGATGATTACAATGCCATCATGGTTCAGGCGGTTGCCGACCGGTTGGCTGAAGCTTTTGCTGAATACTTGCATGAACAGGTTCGCAAAGAGATCTGGGGATATGCAGCCGATGAACGCTTGACGAATAATGAACTGATTCGGGAAAAATATCAGGGCATCCGGCCTGCTCCCGGTTACCCTGCTTGTCCGGAACATACGGAAAAAGCTACCATCTGGGAAATGCTTCAAGTCGAAAAAAAGATCGGAATGTCTTTAACAAGCAGCTATGCGATGTGGCCCGGGGCATCAGTGTCTGGCTGGTATTTCTCTCATCCCGATTCCCGCTATTTTGCTGTGGCGGGGATTCAGGAAGATCAACTGCTGAGCTATGCTGAACGAAAAGGTTGGGGGCGGGAAGACGCCGAGAAATGGCTTGCACCGAATATAGCGTAA
- a CDS encoding cation:proton antiporter — protein sequence MSVYHTLCFLAAAAMLIAFLNSKISKMQTTIAITAGSMMLSLLILIAGQNNWFHLTQIAITTMSSINFENFLLKGILGFLLFAGGLGIKLPNLRDQKWEITILALGATLFSTFFIGFSLYGICQLISIQFDLVYCLLFGALISPTDPIAVLAIVKKLNAPKRISTQIEGESLFNDGFGLVIFVTIFTIAFGSEPPTVISVSQLFMQEALGGIAYGFVLGMIFHYLISATDDHSMELLLTIGIPTAGYAFAEILHVSGPLAMVVSGIMIGNWTRFIGFSKESEEHLDHFWELVDEFLNGVLFLLIGMSMLLFRFHEEDWIMMAIAVPLVLLARYLSVYVSYIGFKRYRQYNQWSVKILTWGGLRGGLALAMALSIPSGVLIIPEKLIDVKEIILVMTYAVVVFSILVQGSTITSMVEKAKKAELDKEIEAAQAKENQA from the coding sequence ATGTCGGTCTACCATACACTATGCTTTCTTGCTGCTGCTGCAATGTTGATTGCTTTTTTAAACAGTAAAATAAGTAAGATGCAAACTACTATCGCAATTACTGCTGGTTCAATGATGCTGTCTTTACTGATCTTAATTGCTGGTCAAAATAATTGGTTCCATTTGACACAAATTGCGATAACGACCATGAGTAGTATCAACTTTGAAAACTTTCTTCTCAAAGGAATTTTAGGGTTTCTTCTTTTTGCCGGTGGTCTGGGCATCAAACTCCCTAACTTAAGGGATCAGAAGTGGGAGATCACTATACTTGCTCTTGGTGCCACACTTTTCTCGACTTTCTTCATCGGCTTCTCTTTATATGGCATCTGTCAATTGATCAGCATTCAATTTGATCTGGTGTACTGTCTACTATTCGGTGCGCTGATTTCTCCGACTGACCCGATAGCCGTTCTCGCCATTGTGAAAAAGCTGAATGCCCCCAAAAGAATATCAACTCAAATTGAAGGCGAGTCCTTATTTAATGATGGCTTCGGCTTAGTCATCTTCGTCACGATATTTACGATTGCTTTCGGTTCAGAGCCGCCAACGGTTATCAGTGTTTCCCAGTTGTTTATGCAAGAAGCACTTGGTGGTATCGCATATGGATTCGTTCTAGGAATGATATTCCATTATCTTATCAGTGCGACTGATGACCATTCGATGGAATTATTACTCACGATAGGGATTCCCACAGCTGGTTACGCATTTGCCGAAATCCTTCATGTCTCCGGCCCGCTGGCGATGGTTGTTTCTGGAATTATGATTGGTAACTGGACCCGATTTATTGGATTTTCCAAAGAAAGTGAAGAACATTTGGATCATTTCTGGGAACTCGTTGATGAATTCCTCAATGGTGTGCTTTTCCTTTTAATCGGGATGTCGATGCTACTTTTCAGATTCCACGAAGAAGATTGGATCATGATGGCGATTGCCGTCCCATTGGTACTACTAGCACGCTATTTAAGCGTTTACGTGTCATATATCGGATTCAAACGCTACCGCCAGTACAATCAATGGTCAGTGAAAATATTAACCTGGGGCGGGCTGCGCGGTGGATTAGCGTTAGCGATGGCACTCTCCATTCCATCGGGTGTCCTTATCATTCCAGAAAAACTTATTGATGTGAAAGAGATTATTCTGGTGATGACTTATGCTGTCGTTGTCTTCTCAATTCTGGTTCAGGGGTCAACCATTACATCAATGGTCGAGAAAGCCAAAAAGGCAGAACTCGACAAAGAAATAGAAGCAGCTCAAGCTAAAGAGAATCAGGCTTAA
- a CDS encoding phosphoadenylyl-sulfate reductase, translating to MPDSVLYQPQLSELLSMTKVEQSLHLAELNGYLESLSAQERIIWAFENLQGTFAVSSSFGIQAALMLHMVSQVKNDVPIILTDTGYMFPETYRFIDLLTEKLNLNLKIYRAELTPVWQEARYGKLWEQDVEGIEKYNRLNKVEPMRRALKELDVGTWFSGLRREQSKSRAHLPVLAVQNGVFKFLPVIDWTNKDVHYYLKEYDLPYHPLWDEGYLSVGDVHTTQKWKPGMSEEETRFFGLKRECGLHEDDGEFYGSGI from the coding sequence ATGCCTGATAGTGTGTTATATCAGCCACAGCTTTCTGAGTTACTCAGTATGACAAAAGTGGAGCAGTCGCTACACTTGGCTGAATTGAACGGATATCTGGAAAGTTTGTCGGCTCAAGAAAGGATCATTTGGGCATTTGAGAACTTACAAGGAACATTTGCAGTCTCTTCTAGTTTTGGGATTCAAGCTGCATTGATGTTACATATGGTTTCTCAAGTTAAAAATGATGTGCCGATTATCCTGACTGATACGGGATATATGTTTCCTGAAACATATCGGTTTATTGACCTGTTGACGGAAAAATTGAATCTGAACCTGAAAATATATCGTGCGGAACTTACGCCTGTTTGGCAGGAAGCCCGTTACGGGAAATTGTGGGAACAGGACGTTGAGGGAATTGAGAAATACAACCGACTCAATAAAGTTGAGCCGATGAGAAGAGCACTGAAAGAATTGGACGTCGGTACTTGGTTCTCTGGATTGCGTCGCGAGCAGTCGAAGTCTCGTGCTCATCTACCGGTGCTTGCAGTCCAGAATGGTGTTTTTAAATTCTTGCCAGTTATCGACTGGACGAATAAAGATGTCCATTATTATCTGAAAGAATATGATCTGCCTTATCATCCGCTATGGGATGAAGGTTATCTCTCTGTCGGTGATGTGCACACGACTCAAAAATGGAAACCGGGTATGTCAGAAGAAGAAACCCGCTTCTTTGGTTTGAAAAGAGAGTGTGGTCTTCATGAAGATGATGGCGAGTTCTATGGATCAGGTATTTAA